One genomic window of Caballeronia sp. SBC1 includes the following:
- a CDS encoding FAD-dependent monooxygenase has product MEQLDLKIAIIGAGIGGLTLALALREHGIDAQLYEQTDELREVGAAVALSANATRFYERMGLRAAFDAVCAEIPALIYRDGRSGEVIGQHRGEPSYRQQFGGSYWGVHRADLQTVLSNAVGLERINLSHRLTDLVQHPDRVSLSFANGRHIDADLVIGADGARSITRRWMLGYDDALYSGCSGFRGVVPAGHMDLLPDPEAIQFWVGPQGHLLHYPIGDKGDQNFLLVERHPSPWPSRDWVTPASEGEQLRLFKDWHPAVVQMVTAVPISQRWGLFHRPPLGRWSKGRVTLIGDAAHALVPHHGQGANQSIEDAVVLAAQLAKAGPGRWREAQEAYERLRRGRTRKVQYASISTADVLHLPDGPEAQARNARLRARDSLLHHLDWIHDFDALAQEPTERQGGTWL; this is encoded by the coding sequence ATGGAACAGCTGGATCTGAAGATCGCAATAATCGGCGCTGGCATCGGCGGCCTCACGCTCGCGCTCGCACTGCGCGAACATGGCATCGACGCTCAGCTCTACGAACAGACCGACGAGCTGCGCGAGGTCGGAGCGGCAGTCGCGCTGTCGGCGAATGCGACGCGGTTTTACGAGCGCATGGGACTGCGTGCAGCCTTCGACGCGGTGTGCGCTGAAATACCCGCGCTGATCTATCGGGACGGGCGCAGCGGCGAAGTGATTGGACAGCATCGTGGCGAACCGAGCTATCGCCAGCAGTTTGGGGGGTCCTACTGGGGCGTACACCGCGCGGACCTGCAGACCGTGCTGTCGAACGCGGTCGGCCTCGAGCGCATCAATCTCAGCCATCGGCTGACCGATCTCGTGCAGCATCCGGATCGTGTGAGTCTGAGTTTCGCCAACGGCCGGCACATCGACGCCGATCTGGTGATCGGCGCGGACGGCGCGCGTTCGATCACGCGGCGCTGGATGCTCGGCTACGACGACGCCTTGTATTCCGGCTGCTCAGGCTTTCGTGGCGTGGTGCCGGCTGGACACATGGATCTGCTGCCCGATCCCGAGGCCATCCAGTTCTGGGTCGGACCACAGGGTCATCTGCTTCACTATCCGATCGGCGACAAAGGCGACCAGAACTTTCTGCTCGTCGAGCGCCATCCTTCGCCGTGGCCGTCGCGCGACTGGGTCACGCCGGCGAGCGAGGGTGAGCAGCTGCGCCTGTTCAAGGACTGGCATCCGGCGGTGGTGCAGATGGTCACGGCAGTGCCGATCAGCCAGCGCTGGGGCCTGTTCCATCGTCCTCCACTCGGACGTTGGAGCAAGGGCCGCGTGACGCTCATCGGCGATGCCGCGCATGCGCTCGTGCCGCACCATGGCCAGGGCGCCAATCAGTCGATCGAAGATGCCGTGGTGCTGGCCGCGCAGCTGGCCAAGGCGGGCCCGGGTCGCTGGCGCGAGGCGCAGGAGGCCTACGAGCGGTTGCGGCGAGGCCGCACACGCAAGGTGCAATACGCCTCCATATCGACGGCTGACGTGTTGCATCTGCCGGACGGACCCGAGGCGCAGGCGCGCAACGCCCGCCTTCGCGCACGTGACAGCCTGCTGCATCATCTGGACTGGATTCACGATTTTGACGCCCTTGCGCAAGAGCCGACCGAGCGCCAGGGCGGCACCTGGCTTTGA
- a CDS encoding LysR family transcriptional regulator, whose product MNLSEVDLNLLLLFQRLMQERRVSTVAEQMNMSQPGVSNALAKLRRRLGDPLFVRGPGGVVPTPFALRLAKPVSQALAILHTALNPETGFDPLRVTRTITIGMTDIGEVVFLPALVERLSREAPGIALNTVRDTSVNLSNEMAEGRVDLAIGLLPQLKGGFYQRRLFDQRYVCLFRRGHALEDAPLTLAAWREAEHLVVVSAGTGHGQVDDWLKRRGVQRRVRLTVPHFMSVGYILQRTDLIATVPERLALQLAAPFSLSLRALPSTLPAAPIHLLWHARVQQDEGNRWLRGVVIDLFADSAMQTRRTKSVPKSS is encoded by the coding sequence ATGAATCTGAGTGAAGTCGATCTCAATCTGCTGCTGCTTTTCCAACGGTTGATGCAGGAGCGGCGAGTATCGACCGTGGCCGAGCAGATGAACATGAGTCAGCCCGGCGTCAGCAACGCCCTTGCCAAGCTGCGTAGAAGGCTCGGTGACCCGCTGTTCGTGCGTGGGCCGGGCGGCGTAGTGCCCACGCCGTTCGCGCTGCGCCTGGCAAAGCCGGTTTCTCAGGCGCTCGCGATCCTGCACACCGCGCTCAATCCCGAGACCGGTTTCGACCCGCTGCGTGTCACGCGCACAATAACAATCGGCATGACCGATATCGGCGAGGTCGTCTTTCTGCCCGCGCTTGTCGAACGACTGTCGCGCGAGGCGCCGGGCATCGCGCTCAATACCGTTCGCGACACAAGCGTCAATCTGAGCAACGAGATGGCCGAAGGCCGCGTCGATCTCGCCATCGGCCTGCTGCCGCAGCTCAAGGGCGGCTTCTATCAGCGCCGCCTGTTCGATCAGCGGTATGTCTGCCTGTTCAGGCGCGGCCATGCGCTCGAAGATGCACCGCTCACGCTTGCTGCCTGGCGTGAAGCCGAGCATCTGGTGGTGGTGTCTGCCGGCACCGGACACGGTCAGGTGGACGATTGGCTGAAACGGCGAGGCGTGCAGCGACGAGTGCGTTTGACGGTGCCGCACTTCATGAGCGTCGGCTACATCCTGCAACGTACCGATCTGATTGCCACTGTGCCGGAGCGGCTGGCCTTGCAGCTGGCAGCGCCGTTCTCACTAAGCCTGCGCGCATTGCCCTCGACGTTGCCCGCCGCGCCGATCCATTTGCTCTGGCACGCGCGAGTCCAGCAGGACGAAGGCAATCGCTGGCTGCGCGGGGTGGTGATCGACCTGTTCGCCGACTCGGCGATGCAAACGCGCAGAACGAAGTCCGTGCCAAAAAGCTCGTAG
- a CDS encoding amino acid ABC transporter ATP-binding protein, whose amino-acid sequence MISINNVSKWYGPFQVLTGCTTEVKKGEVVVVCGPSGSGKSTLIKAVNGLEPFQEGAITIDGQSVGDRKTNLSKLRSKVGMVFQHFELFPHLSITENLTLAQTKVLGRSKDEAATKALKLLDRVGLSAHADKFPGQLSGGQQQRVAIARALSMDPIAMLFDEPTSALDPEMINEVLDVMVELAQEGMTMMCVTHEMGFARKVAHRVIFMDKGVIVEDDKKEDFFANPKSDRAKDFLAKILH is encoded by the coding sequence ATGATCTCAATCAACAATGTTTCGAAGTGGTACGGCCCTTTCCAGGTGCTGACCGGCTGCACGACTGAAGTCAAAAAGGGTGAGGTAGTCGTGGTGTGCGGCCCGTCGGGTTCGGGCAAGTCCACCCTGATCAAGGCGGTAAACGGCCTTGAGCCGTTCCAGGAAGGTGCGATCACGATCGACGGCCAGTCGGTCGGTGACAGGAAGACCAACCTCTCGAAACTGCGGTCGAAAGTGGGCATGGTGTTCCAGCATTTCGAGTTGTTCCCGCACTTGTCGATCACTGAAAACCTGACGCTTGCGCAGACCAAGGTGCTTGGCCGTTCGAAGGACGAAGCCGCGACGAAGGCGCTCAAGCTGCTGGATCGCGTCGGGCTGAGCGCGCATGCGGACAAGTTTCCGGGTCAACTGTCAGGCGGCCAGCAGCAGCGGGTTGCGATTGCGCGTGCGCTGTCGATGGACCCAATCGCGATGCTGTTCGACGAACCTACGTCGGCACTCGATCCCGAGATGATCAACGAAGTGCTCGACGTGATGGTCGAACTCGCGCAGGAAGGCATGACGATGATGTGCGTCACTCACGAAATGGGCTTTGCACGAAAGGTTGCGCACCGCGTCATTTTTATGGACAAGGGCGTCATTGTCGAGGATGACAAGAAGGAAGATTTTTTTGCAAACCCGAAGTCCGATCGTGCGAAGGATTTTCTCGCGAAAATCCTTCATTAG
- a CDS encoding amino acid ABC transporter permease, with protein sequence MTEFTLWDIARNLLLAARWTVLLSLIAFVCGGAVGLVLLAMRVSPLPLMRRMVSLYVELFQGTPLVMQLFLAFFGLPLLGVEMSPWVAATVTLTLYTSAYLADIWRGCVEAVPRGQWLAGASLGMTFGQQLRYIVWPQARKIAVAPTVGFLVQVVKSTALTSIIGFIELTKTGSMITNTAFRPFPIYGMVALLYFAMCFPLTLYARRLQQLQHAQVRR encoded by the coding sequence ATGACCGAATTCACTCTGTGGGATATCGCGCGCAATCTGCTGCTCGCCGCGCGCTGGACCGTGTTGTTGTCGTTGATCGCTTTCGTCTGCGGCGGTGCAGTCGGGCTCGTGCTGCTCGCAATGCGAGTGTCGCCGTTGCCATTGATGCGCCGTATGGTCTCGCTCTATGTCGAGCTATTCCAGGGCACGCCGCTGGTGATGCAGTTGTTCCTCGCCTTCTTCGGGCTGCCGTTACTGGGAGTGGAAATGTCGCCGTGGGTTGCTGCCACCGTCACGCTGACGCTCTACACCAGCGCGTATCTCGCCGATATCTGGCGCGGCTGCGTCGAAGCAGTGCCACGTGGCCAATGGTTGGCAGGCGCGAGTCTCGGCATGACGTTTGGCCAGCAGTTGCGCTACATCGTGTGGCCGCAAGCGAGGAAGATCGCGGTCGCACCGACCGTCGGTTTTCTGGTGCAGGTAGTCAAGAGCACCGCATTGACGTCGATCATTGGATTCATCGAACTGACGAAGACTGGCTCGATGATCACCAATACCGCGTTCCGCCCGTTTCCGATCTACGGAATGGTCGCCCTGCTGTACTTCGCGATGTGCTTCCCGCTGACGCTGTATGCGAGGCGTCTGCAGCAGTTGCAACACGCGCAGGTACGCAGGTGA
- a CDS encoding amino acid ABC transporter permease, whose protein sequence is MTYVFDFSGFGIYAGMLARGVAVTLWLTAVSTVLGGFVGIAGASISVAGPRWARTLIATYVELIRNTPFLVQLFFVFFGLPGLGVHIDEMQAAVLAMTVNLGAYATEIVRAGIDSVPRGQVQAAQALGLQGRQVFRHVVLPQALANVFPALLSQVLIVMLGSAVVSQISVPDLTSAADFIQSRNFRSFESYLIVTATYLFLSIVLRQLLNRLGRGLFAGRSPHSPAARRNWRNRRTQWFGGRRPQTLATERSQ, encoded by the coding sequence ATGACCTATGTGTTCGATTTCAGCGGCTTCGGCATCTACGCGGGCATGCTCGCGCGGGGCGTCGCCGTCACTCTCTGGCTTACCGCTGTCTCGACGGTACTCGGCGGCTTCGTCGGCATCGCGGGCGCAAGCATCAGCGTGGCCGGCCCCCGCTGGGCCCGGACACTGATCGCCACCTATGTCGAGCTGATACGCAACACGCCGTTCCTCGTTCAGCTGTTCTTTGTTTTCTTTGGGCTGCCGGGTCTCGGCGTACATATCGACGAAATGCAGGCTGCAGTCCTCGCGATGACGGTCAATCTAGGCGCTTATGCGACCGAAATCGTCCGCGCCGGCATCGACTCGGTTCCGCGTGGCCAGGTGCAGGCAGCGCAGGCGCTGGGCTTGCAAGGACGCCAGGTGTTCCGCCATGTAGTGCTGCCGCAGGCACTGGCCAATGTGTTTCCGGCGCTCCTGAGCCAGGTCCTGATCGTGATGCTCGGCTCCGCCGTGGTCTCGCAGATCTCGGTACCGGACCTGACATCTGCGGCCGACTTCATCCAGTCGCGTAACTTCCGCTCGTTCGAGAGCTACCTGATCGTCACGGCGACCTACCTGTTCCTGTCGATCGTCTTGCGCCAACTGCTGAACCGGCTGGGCCGCGGCCTCTTTGCCGGACGCTCGCCTCACTCGCCGGCCGCGCGGCGCAACTGGCGTAACCGGCGGACCCAGTGGTTCGGCGGACGACGCCCGCAGACGCTGGCAACGGAGCGCTCGCAATGA
- a CDS encoding ABC transporter ATP-binding protein → MTHLTLQAVTKRFNTAYAVDHVDLSVPDGKLVCFLGPSGCGKTTLLRVIAGLETPSSGSVTFAGRDITHLPANQRDFGMVFQSLALFPHMSVAENIAYPLRLRKTSKVAQGHRVTELLELIQLPHMANRPVTQLSGGQRQRVAIARAIASSPKLLLLDEPLSALDAKLRESMQVEIRLLQKRLGITTIMVTHDQREAMTMADEIVVMERGRIAQVGKPLDIYRNPVSEFVADFIGLGNILPVTHDGRGGVKLPGGQQIVVADGAWAPESTADIRLLIRPEDVCVKHVSTTSDPNYLAGTVTFIRDVGATLEATIDCVGFTLTAATTQRETPGLSLGMPVLAELPAHACKLIAARQLH, encoded by the coding sequence ATGACTCATCTGACACTCCAGGCCGTGACCAAGCGCTTCAACACCGCATACGCTGTCGACCACGTCGACCTGAGCGTCCCGGACGGCAAGCTGGTCTGCTTTCTCGGCCCGTCCGGCTGCGGCAAGACAACCTTGCTGCGCGTGATCGCGGGGCTTGAAACACCGAGCTCCGGCAGCGTGACTTTCGCGGGCCGCGACATCACCCACTTGCCGGCCAACCAGCGCGACTTCGGCATGGTGTTCCAGTCGCTCGCGCTGTTTCCGCACATGAGTGTCGCCGAAAATATCGCCTACCCGCTGCGGCTGCGCAAAACGAGCAAGGTTGCACAAGGGCACCGTGTCACCGAACTGCTCGAACTGATCCAGTTGCCGCACATGGCGAACCGGCCGGTCACGCAACTGTCCGGGGGACAGCGCCAACGCGTGGCGATCGCGCGTGCCATCGCGTCGTCGCCGAAACTGTTACTACTCGACGAGCCGCTCTCCGCACTCGACGCCAAGCTGCGCGAATCGATGCAGGTCGAAATCCGCCTGCTGCAGAAGCGCCTGGGCATCACGACGATCATGGTCACGCACGACCAGCGTGAAGCAATGACGATGGCCGACGAGATCGTCGTGATGGAAAGAGGCCGCATTGCGCAGGTCGGCAAGCCACTCGACATCTACCGGAACCCCGTCAGCGAGTTCGTCGCCGACTTCATCGGGCTCGGCAACATCCTTCCGGTCACGCATGACGGACGGGGCGGCGTGAAGCTGCCGGGCGGCCAGCAGATCGTCGTAGCTGATGGCGCATGGGCGCCGGAATCCACGGCGGACATCCGCCTGCTGATCCGTCCCGAAGATGTTTGCGTGAAGCACGTATCAACCACCAGTGATCCTAACTATCTCGCCGGTACAGTCACGTTTATCCGTGACGTCGGTGCCACGCTCGAAGCGACGATCGACTGCGTCGGCTTCACGCTGACAGCCGCCACCACGCAGCGCGAAACGCCCGGTCTCAGCCTCGGCATGCCCGTGCTGGCCGAATTGCCTGCGCACGCCTGCAAGTTGATCGCGGCGCGCCAGCTTCATTGA
- a CDS encoding ABC transporter permease: protein MSTPYTQLPARARLLPATMPGRLGRPAALLAAMVLFLAALPILTMILMSFSASDTLEFPPPGYSLQWYRAAWHSFVSPDASDVLSMGTALTTSLIVAVSTMIIATLVSVPAAYALSRYRFRGKSAVEQLVALPLVYPLVMLGLSLLLVFNVLPVELGVFRLIIAHVILALPFTVKNCAASAASIGPEFEEAACVMGASPRRAMFDVVLPLMRPGILAGMLFAFIISFNEFTVTFFLYGINTMTLPVWLYSRTVSSLDPTVFSFAVVIVAIDFALIWLLEKLIGDEGVAL, encoded by the coding sequence ATGAGCACTCCCTACACTCAACTCCCCGCGCGTGCGCGTCTTCTGCCCGCGACCATGCCGGGCCGGCTCGGCAGGCCCGCGGCGCTGCTCGCGGCGATGGTTCTGTTCCTTGCCGCCCTGCCGATCCTGACGATGATCCTGATGTCGTTCAGCGCTTCGGACACGTTGGAATTCCCGCCGCCCGGCTACAGCCTGCAGTGGTATCGCGCGGCATGGCACAGCTTTGTCTCGCCGGATGCCAGCGACGTGCTTTCCATGGGTACCGCGCTGACGACGAGCCTGATCGTCGCGGTGTCGACGATGATCATCGCAACGCTGGTCTCGGTGCCCGCTGCGTATGCGTTGAGCCGCTACCGGTTTCGAGGCAAGTCGGCCGTCGAACAGCTCGTTGCGCTGCCGCTCGTCTATCCGCTGGTGATGCTCGGGCTGTCGCTGCTGTTGGTCTTCAACGTGCTGCCCGTGGAACTCGGCGTGTTCCGGCTCATCATTGCGCACGTGATTCTCGCGCTGCCGTTCACCGTGAAAAACTGCGCGGCGTCGGCGGCATCGATTGGCCCGGAGTTCGAGGAAGCCGCCTGCGTGATGGGTGCGAGCCCGCGCCGCGCCATGTTCGACGTGGTGTTGCCGCTGATGCGCCCCGGCATCCTCGCCGGCATGCTGTTCGCGTTCATCATCTCGTTCAACGAGTTCACGGTGACGTTCTTCCTGTACGGCATCAACACGATGACGTTGCCTGTGTGGCTCTACAGCCGCACGGTGTCGTCGCTCGACCCGACCGTGTTTTCGTTCGCGGTGGTAATCGTTGCTATCGACTTTGCGCTGATATGGCTCCTCGAAAAGTTGATTGGCGACGAAGGTGTCGCACTCTAG
- a CDS encoding ABC transporter permease, translated as MAELSSQRAGPGAPDQPVTPASETVLARARPWLLLAPILAFLAVLAAAALVVLRMSFGAQGDEWHGFTLQNYANLADSYFLKALWLTLRLAFQSMVCAVLLAIPVALAMARTESRLARRLLLAGVLLPLLVNLLLQGYGWLIILGPAGLLNHALLASGVIQRPMQWLYREHGVLLGLIQTAFPLAVLPLSSAMRAVSLSYEEAAATLGATRWQTLRHIMLPLAMPGLVSGALLVFAYNASAFAVPLLLGGRRVPMLAVLVHDEVSPLLNWPAASASGVVLMVATLTVMAISQSLVRRTQRLKEPSA; from the coding sequence ATGGCCGAACTCTCTTCGCAGCGCGCCGGACCGGGGGCGCCGGACCAGCCGGTTACCCCCGCATCGGAAACCGTGCTCGCCCGTGCGCGTCCGTGGCTGCTGCTCGCCCCGATCCTCGCGTTTCTCGCGGTGCTCGCGGCGGCCGCCCTCGTCGTCCTGCGCATGAGCTTCGGTGCGCAAGGCGACGAGTGGCACGGGTTCACGCTGCAAAACTACGCGAACCTAGCGGATTCGTATTTCCTGAAGGCGCTGTGGCTCACGTTGCGGCTCGCGTTCCAGAGCATGGTGTGCGCGGTGCTGCTGGCAATTCCGGTCGCTCTTGCGATGGCGCGCACCGAGTCGCGGCTGGCGCGGCGCTTGCTTTTGGCGGGCGTGCTGTTGCCGCTGCTCGTCAATCTGTTGCTCCAAGGCTACGGCTGGCTCATCATCCTCGGCCCGGCAGGCTTGCTCAATCACGCATTGCTTGCAAGCGGCGTGATCCAGCGTCCGATGCAATGGCTTTATCGTGAGCATGGCGTGTTGCTTGGCCTGATCCAGACCGCATTTCCGCTTGCTGTGCTGCCGTTGTCGAGCGCAATGCGCGCCGTTTCGCTCTCGTACGAAGAGGCCGCTGCAACGCTCGGCGCAACGCGCTGGCAGACGCTGCGTCACATCATGTTGCCGCTCGCGATGCCCGGGCTTGTGTCAGGCGCACTGCTCGTGTTCGCTTACAACGCAAGCGCGTTCGCGGTGCCGCTGCTGCTTGGTGGCCGGCGTGTGCCGATGCTCGCCGTGCTGGTGCACGACGAAGTCTCGCCTCTGTTGAACTGGCCGGCGGCCTCCGCCTCCGGCGTGGTGCTGATGGTCGCCACGCTCACCGTCATGGCGATCTCGCAGAGCCTCGTGCGCCGCACCCAACGCCTCAAGGAGCCGTCCGCATGA